The uncultured Roseibium sp. DNA segment GATGCCGATAATCGCGGCATAAAGAAGCCTCGTATAATCCAGCGAGGCGATGGCCGTGGCCTCTCCGGCCCGGAAGGCCTTGATGTTGCACATTTGAGAGGCCCAGGCGACGATCCCGACCATGATCAGGATGCCCCATTGTTCAAGGGTGGGCGTGTGCCAGGTGTAGATTGCCGGACCGATCATCAGCAGGCCGACCAGCAGCGCCTGGTAGGTCAGGATGGTTGTCGGCGAATCCGTTCGTGTCAGGATGCGCAGGATGATCATGACGATGCCGGCGCCTGCCGCGCCGAGGATGGCGAGCGCGGCATAGGGGTCGACGAAACCGGTCCCTTCCGGCCGAAGCATCAAAAGCACGCCGATGAAGCCGACAATGGTCGCGCCCCAGCGGTGAATGCCGACCTTCTCGTCCAGAAAAAAGATCGCGAAGACCGTTATGAAGAAGGTTTTCGAAAAACCCAGGGCGGTCGCGTCGGCCAGCGGCAGCTTGATGATCGCGGTAAAGCCGCAGAGCATGGCGATGGTGGCAAAGATCACGCGCGCGATCTGCAGGTCTGGCCGGTGGGTCTTGAGCGATGTCGGCAGACCGCGAAGGATCTTCGGCGCGACGATAAGCACCATTACCAGCTGGCGAATAACCAGGATCTGGAACACCGAGATATTCTCCCCGGCCATCTTGATGAAGGTCGCCATGATGGTGAACAGGAAGGCTGCCGCCAAGATCCACAAGGCGCCGATGGTATTGGGCGGCAGGTCGTCCCAGATCGGCAGGCGGAACCGGGAGCCGTGACCCTGGCTGTCGGCTGAATCGGGGGCGGAACTGTCCGCGGGCGCTTTGTCTGGCGCCTTGTCCATCATTTGAGTCCTTGTTGTTGACGTGGCGCGACAGGAGGGCGGGAGTGACCCGATCATAGCGGTTTTCACCGGTTCCGAAAGAGGGGGCTTCCGAGAGACGAAACAAAGGCGGGCCCGGAAACCGGGCCCGCCGCCTGTTTAGCTATCAGGTTTTTCGCCGAATTATGCCGAGCGGACGTCGCTCAGGAATGTTTCCACCTGGCTCTTGAGCTGTTCCGCCTTGCTGGAGAGTTCGCCGGCGGTTGAGGTCACCTGGGTGGCCGCCGTTCCGGTTTCGCTCGCTGCCCGGGTCACCTCTATGATGTTGGTGGTGACCTCCTCGGTGCCGGTCGCTGCCTGCTCCACGTTGCGGGCGATTTCGCTCGTCGCCGCAGTCTGTTCCTCGACCGCGGATGCGATGCCGGCTGCGACTTCGTTGATTTCCGCGATGGTCGCCCCGATCGACTGGATTGCCGTAACGGCGCCGTCGGTTTCGGTCTGGATATTGCCGATCTGCTGGCTGATGTCCTCGGTGGCCTTCGCCGTCTGGCTGGCCAGCTCCTTCACCTCCGCGGCAACGACCGCGAAGCCCTTGCCGGCATCGCCCGCTCTCGCGGCTTCGATCGTGGCGTTCAGGGCGAGCAGATTGGTTTGCTCGGCAATGTCGGAAATCAGGCTGATAACCTCACCGATCCGCTGGGCGGCCATGGAAAGCCCCTGGACCTGGGTATCGGTGGTGCTCGCCTGTTCGACCGCGCGGGCCGCGAATTCCGAAGACTGGGTGACTTGCCGGGAGATTTCCTGGATGGAACTGGACAGTTCCTCGGTCGCGGTCGCGACCGTCTGGACGTTCGAGGACGCTTGCTGCGCAGCGCTGGCGACCGTGGTTGCGCGGCTGTTGGTGTCGTTGGCAATGTTGGACATGGACGCTGCCGTGCTTTCCATCTCCGTTGCGGCACCGGCAACGGTGTTGAGCATCTCCGATACCTTGGTGTCGAAATCCTGGGTGAGCTGCTCGATGCGGCGGGCCCGTTCTTCACGCGCCTTGGTTTCCTCGGCTTCCCGGGCCGCCATTTCATCCGCCTTGATCATGTTATCCTTGAAGACCTGGACGGCATCCGCCATGGCGCCGATTTCGTCCCTGTGGGTCTGTCCCGGGATGTCGACGGTTTTGTCGCCGCCGGCAAGAGTCTTCATGGCCCCGGTGATTGCCTTGATCGGACGGGAGATGCCCATTCCGATGAACCAGGCCGCTAGGCACCCCAGCACAACGGCAATGGCGGCGACGCTGTAGGTCATGGTGACGGCCAGCTGCATCGCGGCACTGGCCTCGGGTCCGAGGGTGTCCTGTTCCTTCTTGATCGCCAGTTTCAGGTTCTCAAGCTCGGTCGCAACCTTGGGGCCGATGGTATCCAGCGTACTGGAAATGATCTCGTTGCGCGTGTTGATTGTGTCGTGAACCGCTTTGAAGGCGTCCTCGTAGGTTTGATGCAGGGTGAGCACTTCATCGGAGACCTTTCCGAAGCGGGAATTTCGCACCGCAGTTGCGAGGCTGCGCTGATTGTCAGCCAATGCCGCCGATTCCTCGAGCACCCTTTCGTAGGCAGAGTCCTGATTGGTAACCAGGAATTTGGTTGCATAGAGACGCATCAGGAGGAGATTGCGCTGGACCACTCCGGCCCTGAAGGCGGCATTGGTATCCCCCTCATTGTTCGCCCCCTTCATGATCTCAGTCAGCTTCTGCTCGATCTGCGGGCCGATGACATCGAGCGTGTTGGTGACAAGATCGTCGCGCTTCGCCTGCAGCTTGGTCACCTCCGTGAAACCGGCAAGGTACTTGCTCAGGTTTTCCCCGGTGCTCGCCACCACGGCTTTCTTTTGCGGGCTGTTCACCAGGCCATCGAGTTCCTCGTTGAGCTGGAGCGTCCTGGAAACGCGATCGTTGACGGCCGAGATGGTCTCGTCCGTGGCGTTGATGACGAAATTCTTGACCGCCAGGCGAGCTTCCAGGAGGTTGGCCTGAACGCGGCCTGCCTGATTGGTCTGCAGAGCGATTGCCCGGTAGCGGGAAAAGTCGTCGTTGCCGTTGCTCAGGTTCAACCCGCCTGTGGCACTGATAATCAGAAGGAGGATCAGGACAATGCCGAAGCCTCCGAAAATCTTCGATGAAATGCTGATATGTTTAAGCATGGCCTTAGCTGCCCTTCAGAACCATTGTTATCTCGGGAGCGGCAAAGAAACGGTCTTCGATCGTGCGCGATGGATGTCTTGGTGGTGCGACCTGCGAGACCAAATCCGGCACGATCCGCCTGCTTTCAGTGCGGCTTCACGCAATAATTTCGGGGCCTACAGTCCTAACGAATTATTAATTATGAATCGCATACTCGACTTGACGCAACGTTATTTCTTCTTAAATTTCAATATCTTACATATGATATGAAACTATTTGGATTTGATATTCAACCGCTGATACCGGCCGGATGTGAGTTGACGCTATTCAGTCAGATAATATGTATATTGTTGTTTTTTCTGATGAAATTTTCACAAATCAATTTTTGTCGAGTCAATCGGCTCGGGATATTTGTACGTATAAGAACTTATTTATAAACTGGTGATTGTGTTCCTGTTGATGTTTCGCGGCGGAGATAAAATTTTTTATTATTTTCCGAGAAAGAGCTCTTTTGAGCCGATTTAAAAGGCAAGTTGAACCGTGGATCATATTTCTTTGTACTGTAGTGGACGAAAAGAATCATTTTCGGATTGTTTCGGACAAGCATGCACAGGCGTGCCTGATCGATCTGCGGCATCGGGCAAAAGCTATCGATGATCGGGCTGGCCAAATGGCCTTCAGCTTCGGAGTATGGATCTATCCGTCGGCGGAGCTATCTGACCGTGAGACCATCGCGGAACGATCGGCAAACGGCCGGGCAATGCAGGAGAGGGAGAGTTCCATGAGAAAAATCCAGAGCCAGGGTGTCCATCACATCACGCTTGTGGGCGCGGACAGGCAGACGTCGATTGATTTCTGGGAAGGGTTGCTCGGCATGCCCTTCGTGTTCGAACAACCCAACCTCGACAATCCCAATGAGAGCCATCTTTATTTCGATCCGGGCGATGGCCGGCTGATCACG contains these protein-coding regions:
- a CDS encoding DMT family transporter, with the protein product MDKAPDKAPADSSAPDSADSQGHGSRFRLPIWDDLPPNTIGALWILAAAFLFTIMATFIKMAGENISVFQILVIRQLVMVLIVAPKILRGLPTSLKTHRPDLQIARVIFATIAMLCGFTAIIKLPLADATALGFSKTFFITVFAIFFLDEKVGIHRWGATIVGFIGVLLMLRPEGTGFVDPYAALAILGAAGAGIVMIILRILTRTDSPTTILTYQALLVGLLMIGPAIYTWHTPTLEQWGILIMVGIVAWASQMCNIKAFRAGEATAIASLDYTRLLYAAIIGIVIFGTWPSIGTLFGAAIIIGASLYTVRREAKRGRQLARAAEGRGYNN
- a CDS encoding HAMP domain-containing methyl-accepting chemotaxis protein codes for the protein MLKHISISSKIFGGFGIVLILLLIISATGGLNLSNGNDDFSRYRAIALQTNQAGRVQANLLEARLAVKNFVINATDETISAVNDRVSRTLQLNEELDGLVNSPQKKAVVASTGENLSKYLAGFTEVTKLQAKRDDLVTNTLDVIGPQIEQKLTEIMKGANNEGDTNAAFRAGVVQRNLLLMRLYATKFLVTNQDSAYERVLEESAALADNQRSLATAVRNSRFGKVSDEVLTLHQTYEDAFKAVHDTINTRNEIISSTLDTIGPKVATELENLKLAIKKEQDTLGPEASAAMQLAVTMTYSVAAIAVVLGCLAAWFIGMGISRPIKAITGAMKTLAGGDKTVDIPGQTHRDEIGAMADAVQVFKDNMIKADEMAAREAEETKAREERARRIEQLTQDFDTKVSEMLNTVAGAATEMESTAASMSNIANDTNSRATTVASAAQQASSNVQTVATATEELSSSIQEISRQVTQSSEFAARAVEQASTTDTQVQGLSMAAQRIGEVISLISDIAEQTNLLALNATIEAARAGDAGKGFAVVAAEVKELASQTAKATEDISQQIGNIQTETDGAVTAIQSIGATIAEINEVAAGIASAVEEQTAATSEIARNVEQAATGTEEVTTNIIEVTRAASETGTAATQVTSTAGELSSKAEQLKSQVETFLSDVRSA